From a region of the Arachis ipaensis cultivar K30076 chromosome B09, Araip1.1, whole genome shotgun sequence genome:
- the LOC107615984 gene encoding lectin CPL, which yields MGIPNKPIPLLAILTIPLIIIIIMIQTVNSTNEIAVTFENFENDYEIELEGDASLSSNKEVQLTKINPANGNPLPQSVGRLSYATPIRLWDKTTGEVANLTTVFKFLIKAPYNTPPADGLAFFIAPHDATLPPDSHGSLLGLFPGPPGEIRTNNIVAVEFDTFTNHGYQDPDYKHIGIDVNSIVSEATTEWKYWRNGVTEKVRVEYNPYTKKLTVSAYYTSGEIIKLSHSIDLTTVLPEWVKVGFSGATGDYTQTNSLDPCLPRTHA from the coding sequence ATGGGTATCCCAAACAAACCCATTCCACTTCTTGCTATCTTAACCATAccactcatcatcatcatcatcatgatccAAACCGTTAACTCAACAAACGAGATCGCCGTCACCTTCGAGAATTTCGAGAATGATTACGAGATCGAGCTCGAAGGTGATGCCAGCCTCTCAAGCAACAAAGAGGTCCAACTCACCAAGATCAACCCCGCTAACGGCAACCCCCTTCCTCAAAGCGTCGGCCGCCTCTCCTACGCCACCCCCATCCGCCTCTGGGACAAAACCACCGGCGAGGTTGCCAACCTCACCACCGTTTTCAAGTTCCTAATCAAAGCCCCCTACAACACACCTCCGGCCGACGGCCTCGCCTTCTTCATTGCTCCTCATGACGCTACCCTCCCTCCCGACTCCCACGGCTCCCTCCTCGGCCTCTTCCCCGGCCCCCCCGGCGAGATCCGCACTAACAACATCGTTGCCGTTGAATTCGACACCTTCACCAACCACGGCTACCAGGATCCAGATTACAAACACATCGGAATCGACGTTAACTCCATTGTTTCGGAGGCAACGACGGAGTGGAAATACTGGAGAAACGGAGTGACGGAGAAGGTGAGGGTTGAGTATAATCCTTACACCAAGAAACTGACGGTTTCTGCTTACTATACTTCTGGAGAGATCATTAAATTGTCTCATTCAATTGACTTGACCACTGTTCTTCCGGAATGGGTTAAGGTTGGCTTCTCAGGCGCCACCGGAGACTATACGCAAACAAACAGCCTTGATCCGTGTTTGCCACGTACGCATGCATAG